A genomic region of Streptomyces sp. NBC_00247 contains the following coding sequences:
- a CDS encoding FHA domain-containing protein, with product MKFFAKLFGKSAREDSNSAARHRAPRHGQDEEQGVERPLFRDELSASGDGSGAQAGASGIGLSDSGPSTGFHPAPAGSGVALCTRCGHRNPATSRFCSNCGAPLKGGIPERASETTSTISISGLEAYDAEVTGQTMLPSLSPEAQAAVDALPGGSALLVVRRGPNSGSRFLLDGDLTTAGRHPQSDIFLDDVTVSRRHVEFRRGADGSFTVGDVGSLNGTYVNRERIDSVALTNGDEVQIGKYRLVFYASQRSV from the coding sequence CGCCGCGGCACGGCCAGGACGAGGAGCAGGGCGTCGAGCGTCCTCTCTTCCGCGACGAGTTGTCCGCCTCGGGCGACGGCTCCGGAGCGCAGGCGGGTGCCTCCGGCATAGGTCTTTCGGACTCCGGGCCGAGCACCGGATTCCACCCCGCCCCGGCGGGGTCGGGTGTCGCCCTCTGCACGAGGTGCGGTCACCGGAACCCGGCGACGAGCCGGTTCTGCTCCAACTGCGGCGCGCCGCTGAAGGGCGGAATCCCCGAGCGCGCCTCCGAGACCACGTCGACGATCTCCATCTCCGGACTGGAGGCGTACGACGCCGAGGTCACCGGTCAGACCATGCTGCCGTCGCTCTCCCCGGAGGCGCAGGCGGCCGTGGACGCGCTGCCCGGGGGCAGCGCGCTCCTGGTGGTCCGCCGCGGCCCGAACTCGGGCAGCCGCTTCCTGCTGGACGGCGACCTCACGACGGCCGGCCGTCACCCGCAGAGCGACATCTTCCTGGACGACGTGACCGTGTCGCGGCGTCATGTGGAGTTCCGCAGGGGTGCGGACGGTAGCTTCACCGTGGGAGACGTCGGCAGCCTGAACGGCACCTACGTCAACCGCGAGCGCATCGATTCCGTCGCGCTGACCAATGGTGACGAAGTCCAGATCGGCAAGTACCGGCTGGTCTTCTACGCGAGCCAGCGGAGCGTGTGA
- the ftsR gene encoding transcriptional regulator FtsR, whose protein sequence is MLRTSQGGAGNGTAAADRRAMSIGAVLAQLREEFPEVTISKIRFLEAEGLVEPERTPSGYRKFSSEDVEKLAQVLRMQRDHYLPLKVIREYLDALARGEQAALPSPGGQKDLADSCWDAAAGAPTAARIGRAELLAVTGADERQLTEWESYGLIVPEPEGGYDAEAVNVAKLVSDLGRFGLEPRHLRAVRAAAEREAGLVEQVVAPLRRHRNPQTRARAEATAQELAELSVRLHAALVQTALRIRSH, encoded by the coding sequence ATGCTGCGAACATCCCAGGGCGGTGCCGGAAACGGCACCGCCGCCGCGGACCGGCGTGCGATGAGCATCGGCGCGGTACTCGCCCAGCTCCGCGAGGAGTTTCCGGAAGTCACGATTTCGAAGATCCGCTTCCTGGAGGCGGAAGGACTCGTCGAGCCGGAACGGACGCCTTCCGGATACCGGAAGTTCAGTTCCGAAGACGTGGAGAAGCTCGCGCAGGTGCTGCGCATGCAACGGGACCACTACCTCCCCCTGAAGGTCATCCGGGAGTATCTGGACGCCCTGGCCCGGGGGGAGCAGGCGGCCCTGCCCTCCCCGGGGGGCCAGAAGGACCTCGCGGACAGCTGCTGGGACGCCGCGGCCGGGGCGCCCACCGCGGCGCGTATCGGCCGCGCCGAGCTCCTCGCCGTCACCGGTGCGGACGAGCGGCAGCTCACCGAATGGGAGTCCTACGGCCTCATCGTGCCCGAGCCCGAGGGCGGGTACGACGCCGAAGCGGTGAACGTCGCCAAACTCGTCTCCGACCTCGGCCGATTCGGGCTGGAGCCCCGCCATCTGCGTGCCGTGAGGGCCGCGGCGGAGCGGGAGGCCGGGCTCGTCGAACAGGTGGTGGCGCCCCTGCGCCGGCACCGGAATCCGCAGACCAGAGCACGTGCCGAGGCCACCGCGCAGGAGCTCGCCGAGCTGTCCGTACGGCTGCACGCGGCGCTCGTTCAGACCGCTCTGCGCATTCGTTCCCACTGA
- a CDS encoding bifunctional nuclease family protein, with product MNELDVVGVRVEMPSNQPIVLLREVGGDRYLPIWIGPGEATAIAFAQQGMAPARPLTHDLFKDVLDAVGQELTEVRITDIRDGIFYAELVFASGVEVSARPSDAIALALRTGTPIYGSDGVLDDAGIAIPDEQEDEVEKFREFLDQISPEDFGTNSQ from the coding sequence GTGAACGAGCTCGACGTTGTCGGTGTCCGGGTGGAAATGCCCTCCAATCAACCGATCGTTCTCCTGCGTGAAGTGGGAGGCGACCGGTACCTCCCCATCTGGATCGGTCCCGGCGAGGCCACGGCCATCGCCTTCGCCCAGCAGGGGATGGCCCCTGCGAGGCCGCTGACCCATGACCTTTTCAAGGATGTCCTCGACGCGGTCGGCCAAGAGCTTACCGAGGTCAGGATCACGGACATCCGGGACGGGATCTTCTACGCGGAGCTCGTCTTCGCCAGCGGCGTGGAGGTGAGCGCGCGGCCGTCCGACGCCATAGCGCTGGCACTGCGCACCGGCACGCCGATCTACGGCAGCGACGGGGTGCTCGACGACGCGGGGATCGCGATCCCGGACGAGCAGGAGGACGAGGTCGAGAAGTTCCGCGAGTTCCTCGACCAGATCTCGCCCGAGGACTTCGGTACCAACAGCCAGTGA